In a single window of the Deltaproteobacteria bacterium HGW-Deltaproteobacteria-6 genome:
- a CDS encoding TetR/AcrR family transcriptional regulator, translating to MAEQKKQPSVDAAPDIREKLLQSALRLFTQKGYASTTVREIVAETGVSKPVLYYYFENKEGIYRELMQRFLTSMDSIFDNAPAADKPIREQLFQLAEKMFVIAVQNRDALRLLHAIYYGPPQGAPVFDFDAHYLHSFEHVRKIVRKGIRSGELAPGREEDIAWLLMAAAQIAIEEQICDRPPLIDRHQLKRILEVLFRGIGRKYEKKKR from the coding sequence ATGGCTGAACAAAAAAAACAACCGTCAGTGGATGCTGCGCCGGACATTAGAGAGAAGCTGCTGCAATCGGCTCTCCGTCTCTTTACCCAAAAGGGATATGCCTCGACCACCGTTCGGGAGATTGTGGCTGAAACGGGGGTCTCCAAGCCGGTCCTGTATTACTATTTTGAGAACAAGGAAGGGATTTACCGGGAGTTGATGCAGCGATTTCTGACCAGCATGGATTCCATCTTCGACAACGCGCCCGCGGCAGATAAGCCCATTCGCGAACAGCTCTTTCAACTGGCCGAAAAAATGTTTGTCATTGCGGTGCAAAACAGGGATGCTCTCAGGCTTCTGCATGCGATTTACTATGGTCCACCGCAGGGTGCTCCTGTTTTCGATTTCGACGCCCATTATCTGCATTCCTTTGAACATGTCCGGAAAATTGTCAGAAAGGGTATCCGCTCGGGCGAACTTGCACCGGGCCGCGAGGAGGATATCGCCTGGCTCCTCATGGCCGCAGCGCAAATCGCGATCGAGGAACAGATTTGCGACCGTCCGCCCCTCATTGACCGTCATCAACTGAAGCGTATCCTGGAAGTTCTTTTCCGGGGGATAGGAAGGAAATATGAAAAAAAGAAAAGATGA
- a CDS encoding efflux RND transporter periplasmic adaptor subunit, with product MKKRKDDRNPFFSGWLFILLLLITACSEEKEPASPRPAVAVEALQAAAGRWTEGIRVTGNLTPKYEVAVKSEIMGAVSQVYVNEWTRVGKGTPLARIDDREQESVLRKAEAAAAAARASELQARVTDNRARREMERMQKLKEAGLATRQQVEDSETEAEASVSRVEAAKAQTRAAGEDLRQAKIRFTKCLITSPIDGVVSLRKVSPGDLVGETGTDKTLFHVVDNRILNLTASVPSTEMAGLRTGQQIHFTTDAFPGRTFTGKIKFINPSVSESDRSVKIIAEVKNEPQVLKGGLFVKGYIITSIRENVLQVQHSALIGRKDAPGGKLGILVVEGETARLRPVTVGGRSGDAVEIQSGLKAGEWYIVRGGFNVKDNDRLAVTRRTGRTP from the coding sequence ATGAAAAAAAGAAAAGATGACCGGAATCCGTTTTTTTCGGGATGGCTCTTCATCCTTTTGCTTCTCATCACCGCCTGCTCCGAAGAGAAGGAACCCGCATCCCCGCGGCCCGCGGTTGCCGTGGAAGCTCTCCAGGCTGCGGCAGGCCGGTGGACGGAAGGAATCAGGGTCACGGGAAATCTGACGCCGAAATATGAGGTGGCGGTCAAGTCGGAGATCATGGGCGCAGTTAGTCAGGTCTATGTGAACGAATGGACCCGCGTCGGAAAAGGCACGCCGCTTGCCCGCATCGACGACCGCGAGCAGGAGTCCGTTCTCAGGAAGGCTGAAGCGGCCGCAGCCGCCGCCAGGGCCTCTGAACTCCAGGCCCGGGTCACGGACAACCGCGCCCGTCGGGAAATGGAGCGAATGCAGAAACTTAAAGAAGCGGGGCTGGCCACCAGGCAGCAGGTCGAGGACAGCGAAACCGAGGCCGAGGCGTCCGTATCCCGCGTGGAGGCGGCAAAGGCCCAGACCCGAGCGGCGGGGGAAGATCTGCGGCAGGCAAAAATCCGTTTCACGAAATGCCTCATCACGTCTCCGATTGATGGGGTCGTTTCCTTAAGAAAAGTCAGCCCCGGAGATCTTGTCGGCGAAACGGGAACAGACAAGACTCTGTTCCACGTGGTGGACAACCGCATTCTCAATCTGACCGCATCGGTGCCCTCCACCGAGATGGCCGGTCTCCGGACGGGACAGCAAATACATTTTACGACCGACGCCTTTCCCGGCCGGACCTTCACCGGAAAAATCAAATTCATCAATCCCTCGGTGAGTGAATCGGACCGTTCCGTCAAGATCATCGCCGAAGTGAAAAACGAGCCACAGGTCCTGAAAGGCGGCCTGTTCGTCAAGGGATACATCATCACCAGCATCCGCGAAAATGTACTTCAGGTCCAGCACTCCGCCCTGATCGGGAGGAAGGATGCGCCCGGAGGAAAACTGGGAATATTGGTCGTGGAAGGAGAAACCGCACGGCTGAGGCCCGTAACGGTGGGCGGGCGCTCCGGAGATGCCGTGGAGATTCAAAGCGGCTTAAAGGCAGGTGAATGGTACATCGTGCGCGGCGGATTCAATGTGAAAGACAACGATCGCCTGGCGGTCACCCGCAGGACCGGGAGGACGCCATGA
- a CDS encoding AcrB/AcrD/AcrF family protein — protein sequence MILSDLSIRRPVFATVIMLVLVTLGIFSYRWLSVEMYPNVEIPYLSIVTKFPGASPESVEREVSKRIEEAVNTISGVKHVYSFSREGVSTVMVEFRLEEKINEVAQETRSKISEIRSQFPKGIEEPIIQKYDFNAMPVVSLALQSPNLSSRELTILAEKKVKRRIESIPGVGKVDLVGQAKREVNVIIDPARLQALGLGIESIVNGLRSENVNTPLGRLNNKGTEYTIRVSGKPARAEDFKTMVVAQRSGRPIALSEVADVRDGTEERRSLGMVNGVPAVAFDIRKQSGANVVQLVDEIKKRISAIQAELPPGVTLTLVRDASIATRESLKDVQQSLLIGAVLTILIVFCFINSWRSTVITGLTLPISVISSFIVMKFMGMSLNMMTMMALSLAIGLLIDDAIVVRENIVRHLENGEDHFTAARNGTSEIGLAVFATSMSIVAVFVPVAFMKGIVGRFFFQFGITVAFAVLVSLLVSFTLDPMLSSRWHDPAIEMKGRRRGLAAYLDRFNRGFDHIADRYQSLIGWVLDRRKKVMITAGAAFVAGLAVFALLESNFMPTFDTSEFQVFFKTAPDASITESEDRLNAMLAVVREFPEVAHTYASIGAGDNGTVRSGILYVKLKEQRERNLSQAELQRLVRERMQKISGILIAVTEADRLDGEQKVLNVTIRGADIDRLKDYARRLRDEMYGIRGIVDLEISMEHDIPEYRLTVDRDKALNAGVVTDDVVKTVGALVGGEVVSTYEDEDGDAVDIRVRLPEDLRRNPDQVKNLQLVLAGQGAGPVLLPLENIVTYESHETPSEINRQDMTRQITISGNLEGLPLGTAVERIKAASKKINFEPGYSVGFVGESEDMRESFAYLGEALILAVLFVYFILAAQFESFLEPLAIMFSLPLSIIGMAGMLFLTGDTINIMSLIGLIMLMGLVTKNAILLVDYIKVLRSRGMDRREAVATAGRTRLRPILMTTLAMIFGMLPLAFKIGTGAEMRAPMARAVIGGLLTSTLLTLVVVPVMYTLVDDAAVRMRKLFGKKESMS from the coding sequence ATGATCCTGTCCGATCTGTCCATTCGCCGGCCGGTTTTTGCGACGGTGATCATGCTGGTCCTGGTGACCTTGGGCATCTTCTCGTACCGGTGGCTGTCCGTGGAAATGTATCCGAATGTCGAAATTCCATATCTTTCCATTGTCACAAAATTTCCGGGGGCCTCTCCCGAGAGCGTCGAGCGGGAGGTTTCCAAGCGCATTGAAGAGGCGGTGAATACCATTTCCGGCGTCAAGCATGTTTATTCGTTTTCACGCGAAGGCGTTTCAACGGTGATGGTCGAATTCCGCCTTGAGGAAAAGATCAACGAGGTAGCCCAGGAGACCCGGTCGAAAATCAGTGAAATCCGCAGCCAGTTTCCAAAAGGCATCGAAGAGCCGATCATCCAGAAATACGATTTCAACGCGATGCCCGTGGTGTCTCTTGCCCTGCAATCTCCCAACCTGTCTTCCCGGGAATTGACCATCCTGGCGGAGAAAAAGGTCAAGAGAAGGATCGAGAGCATCCCCGGCGTGGGCAAGGTGGATCTTGTAGGCCAGGCAAAGCGGGAAGTCAATGTCATCATTGATCCGGCGAGGCTCCAGGCGCTGGGACTGGGCATCGAATCGATCGTCAACGGACTTCGTTCCGAAAATGTCAACACGCCGCTGGGCAGACTGAACAACAAGGGAACGGAATACACGATCCGGGTATCGGGCAAACCTGCCCGGGCGGAAGACTTTAAAACCATGGTGGTGGCCCAGAGGTCCGGACGCCCCATTGCGCTTTCCGAAGTAGCCGATGTTCGGGACGGAACCGAGGAGCGACGCTCGCTCGGGATGGTCAACGGCGTCCCGGCTGTGGCTTTTGATATCCGGAAACAATCGGGAGCCAATGTCGTCCAACTGGTAGACGAGATCAAAAAGAGGATCTCCGCCATTCAGGCCGAACTTCCCCCCGGCGTCACGCTGACCCTGGTGCGCGATGCCTCGATCGCCACCCGGGAATCTCTCAAAGACGTGCAGCAGTCGCTGCTGATCGGCGCGGTCCTGACGATCCTGATCGTCTTTTGCTTTATCAACTCTTGGCGCTCTACCGTGATCACGGGCCTGACGCTTCCGATATCCGTGATTTCGTCATTCATCGTCATGAAGTTCATGGGAATGTCGCTCAACATGATGACAATGATGGCACTTTCGCTGGCCATCGGCCTCCTGATCGACGACGCGATTGTTGTCCGGGAGAATATCGTGCGCCATCTCGAAAACGGGGAAGATCACTTCACCGCGGCGCGCAACGGAACGAGCGAAATCGGTCTGGCGGTTTTTGCCACCTCGATGTCGATTGTGGCCGTCTTCGTTCCGGTCGCTTTCATGAAGGGCATCGTCGGGCGGTTCTTCTTCCAGTTCGGAATCACCGTGGCATTTGCCGTCCTGGTTTCTCTCCTGGTTTCGTTCACGCTTGATCCGATGCTTTCATCCCGCTGGCACGATCCGGCCATCGAAATGAAAGGTCGCCGGCGGGGGCTTGCCGCTTACCTTGACCGTTTCAACCGTGGTTTTGATCACATCGCGGACCGGTATCAAAGCCTGATCGGCTGGGTCCTGGACCGGCGAAAAAAGGTCATGATCACGGCCGGGGCGGCTTTTGTGGCGGGCCTGGCCGTCTTCGCCCTGCTTGAATCGAATTTCATGCCGACGTTCGACACGTCGGAATTTCAGGTCTTCTTCAAAACGGCGCCCGACGCATCCATCACCGAAAGCGAAGACAGGCTCAATGCCATGCTGGCTGTGGTCCGGGAATTCCCGGAAGTCGCGCATACCTATGCGTCAATCGGGGCCGGGGACAACGGCACGGTCCGCAGCGGCATCCTGTATGTCAAGCTCAAGGAGCAGAGGGAGCGCAACTTAAGCCAGGCCGAGCTTCAGCGCCTCGTCCGGGAACGGATGCAGAAAATCTCCGGAATTCTGATTGCGGTCACGGAGGCCGACCGGCTGGATGGAGAGCAAAAAGTACTGAATGTCACCATCCGGGGCGCCGATATCGATCGCCTCAAAGACTACGCGAGAAGGCTCCGGGACGAAATGTACGGCATCCGGGGGATTGTGGATCTGGAGATCAGCATGGAACACGATATCCCGGAATACCGCCTGACGGTGGACCGGGACAAGGCCTTAAACGCAGGCGTTGTAACCGATGATGTCGTGAAAACGGTCGGAGCTTTAGTGGGGGGCGAAGTTGTTTCCACCTACGAGGACGAGGACGGCGACGCTGTGGATATCCGGGTGCGGCTGCCCGAAGATCTCCGCCGGAATCCGGATCAGGTCAAAAATCTGCAACTGGTCCTGGCAGGACAGGGCGCAGGTCCGGTCCTCCTGCCTCTGGAAAACATCGTGACCTATGAATCTCATGAAACCCCGTCGGAGATCAACCGTCAGGACATGACGCGCCAGATTACCATCAGCGGCAACCTGGAGGGACTTCCTCTCGGGACCGCCGTGGAACGCATCAAAGCAGCGTCCAAAAAAATTAACTTTGAACCGGGATACAGCGTAGGATTTGTCGGGGAATCGGAAGACATGAGGGAATCCTTCGCCTACCTGGGAGAAGCCCTGATCCTTGCCGTCCTGTTTGTTTATTTTATCCTGGCGGCCCAGTTTGAATCATTTCTTGAACCGCTCGCCATCATGTTTTCGCTGCCGTTGTCGATCATCGGCATGGCCGGCATGCTTTTCCTGACGGGGGATACGATCAATATCATGTCGCTCATTGGTCTCATCATGCTGATGGGCCTGGTAACAAAAAATGCGATCCTGCTTGTGGATTACATCAAGGTCCTGCGTAGCCGCGGCATGGACCGGCGGGAGGCCGTTGCAACGGCCGGACGCACGAGGCTGAGGCCGATATTAATGACCACACTGGCCATGATTTTCGGGATGCTTCCACTGGCCTTCAAAATCGGGACCGGCGCCGAGATGAGGGCGCCCATGGCCCGCGCCGTCATCGGGGGTCTTCTGACCTCGACACTCCTGACGCTGGTGGTCGTTCCGGTCATGTACACGCTGGTGGACGATGCCGCCGTCCGGATGAGAAAACTTTTTGGTAAAAAGGAGTCCATGTCATGA
- a CDS encoding TolC family protein has translation MKKVHFLLFFIGAVLLAAPQAGAQVRVLTIEEAVAIATDSNRDLQKARENINWAKGKYIEERAAALPQVTITGLAAREKDDSQSLYAPIMAERVQKFMGDVGVTQPLFTWGQVSSAIRAAGAGFESAKEQVRFYAQAARRDTTAAFYDVLLARELHLLAKQNEEQKKRHLNEAGRKHELGTATDYDVLAADVAVRNARPEVIRTENQVHIARERLRHLLALSEEVDVAGSLDARFVPRPAYEDVVDRAQKQRPELTDLRHRINMSADLVRVANAGNKPRLDARGGYGWRSLEVLDQKSDGPAWSIGVQLSFPIFDGLRTRGRVAQATSDHRRLQIEEAKQTDTIALEARDALNAVKEAEEIVRSMSGTVTLAERLLAMSEKGYVLGVKIRLEVDDAEFNLLQAKGNLSRAKRNYLLSLTQLDWVMGVLGEKPEP, from the coding sequence ATGAAGAAAGTGCACTTCCTGCTGTTTTTCATCGGGGCGGTTCTGCTTGCGGCACCCCAGGCGGGAGCCCAGGTTCGCGTTCTGACCATCGAGGAAGCCGTCGCCATCGCCACCGACAGCAACCGGGATCTCCAGAAGGCCCGGGAAAACATCAACTGGGCGAAGGGAAAGTACATCGAGGAGCGGGCGGCCGCGCTGCCGCAGGTCACGATTACCGGACTGGCTGCGCGCGAAAAAGACGACAGCCAGAGCCTTTATGCGCCGATCATGGCCGAACGGGTTCAGAAGTTCATGGGCGATGTCGGCGTCACACAGCCCCTTTTCACGTGGGGACAGGTCAGCTCCGCCATAAGGGCGGCAGGCGCGGGCTTCGAGTCTGCCAAAGAGCAGGTGCGATTCTATGCGCAGGCCGCAAGAAGGGACACGACCGCCGCTTTTTACGACGTTCTCCTTGCCCGTGAGCTTCATCTCCTGGCAAAACAGAATGAAGAACAGAAGAAGCGGCATTTGAACGAGGCCGGCCGCAAACATGAATTGGGCACGGCGACCGACTATGACGTGCTCGCCGCAGATGTCGCCGTCCGGAACGCCCGTCCTGAAGTCATCCGGACGGAAAACCAAGTTCACATTGCGCGGGAGAGGCTCCGCCACCTTCTGGCCCTGAGCGAAGAGGTGGATGTCGCGGGCAGCCTCGATGCCCGGTTTGTACCCCGCCCAGCTTACGAAGACGTGGTTGACCGGGCGCAAAAGCAGCGTCCGGAGCTTACCGATCTGCGTCACCGCATCAACATGTCCGCCGATCTGGTCAGGGTAGCCAATGCCGGCAACAAGCCCCGCCTGGATGCCCGGGGCGGATACGGGTGGCGAAGCCTGGAAGTACTGGACCAGAAGTCCGACGGGCCTGCGTGGAGCATCGGCGTTCAACTCAGTTTCCCGATCTTTGACGGACTACGGACCAGGGGACGCGTCGCCCAAGCCACAAGCGACCATCGACGCCTCCAGATTGAAGAGGCAAAGCAGACGGACACCATCGCGCTCGAAGCAAGGGATGCCCTGAATGCGGTGAAGGAAGCGGAAGAAATCGTCCGGTCGATGTCGGGCACGGTAACCCTTGCCGAACGCCTTCTGGCGATGTCCGAAAAGGGTTACGTCCTGGGTGTCAAGATTCGTCTGGAGGTTGATGATGCGGAGTTCAATCTCCTCCAGGCGAAAGGCAACCTGAGCCGTGCGAAACGAAACTACCTGTTGTCTTTGACGCAGCTGGATTGGGTGATGGGTGTTCTCGGGGAAAAACCTGAGCCGTAA
- a CDS encoding NADH:flavin oxidoreductase, with protein sequence MFKNIFSPIRIGQLEIPNRLVVPAMVMNFCNADGTATERYTAYHESKARGGWGLIITEDYAVSPTGKGFPNIPGLWCDDQIVSHAKFTERIHEKGGRIFAQIYHAGRQTSRFCIGSQPVAPSPIACPMMQEIPRELDHDGIAEIVEQFGQCARRAKEAGFDGIEIHGGHGYLIAQFMSLYSNKRTDAYGGSLPNRMRFPLEILANIRARVRKDFPVIFRISGDELVPGGRNIEDTKAITRMLEEAGIDALHISAGTYGSFYSIAPPAAVSHGWITDYAREVKSVVQIPVITVGRINDPFLAEEVLASGKADLVAMGRASLADPEFPSKAAKGEIADINTCIGCLQGCIGRISLYQPATCMVNPTLGKETELRIKQANTRKKVFIAGGGPAGMEAAMVAAIRGHEVHLFEKSPKLGGQFDTAAIPPHKGEIAQFIIWQKKQLADHRVSIHLQTELTESIVSEQKPDVVVIATGSKPLSMALSCPPKVNLVHARDILEGKANAKGRVAIIGGGMIGTETANHLAHHGKQVTIVEMLAEIASDVTLSARAFLMKDLAAKNVRICVNARVKALGPDGLMIEKDGREENIGSYDTIVLAMGVEPENELSGILAGKVPELITIGDASKIRKALDAIAEGYMTGLKI encoded by the coding sequence ATGTTCAAAAATATATTTTCACCCATCCGCATCGGTCAGCTGGAAATCCCCAACAGACTGGTCGTCCCGGCCATGGTCATGAACTTTTGCAATGCCGATGGCACGGCCACGGAGCGATACACGGCCTATCATGAGTCGAAGGCCAGAGGCGGCTGGGGCCTGATCATTACGGAAGATTATGCGGTGTCCCCTACCGGAAAAGGTTTTCCGAATATCCCGGGGCTCTGGTGCGACGACCAGATCGTAAGCCACGCAAAATTCACCGAAAGGATCCATGAAAAAGGCGGCCGGATTTTCGCCCAGATCTATCATGCCGGACGACAGACTTCCCGGTTTTGCATCGGCAGCCAGCCTGTCGCGCCGTCACCTATTGCCTGCCCGATGATGCAGGAGATTCCCCGCGAACTCGATCATGACGGCATTGCCGAAATTGTTGAACAATTCGGTCAGTGCGCGCGCCGGGCAAAAGAAGCGGGATTTGACGGTATTGAAATCCACGGCGGCCACGGCTATTTGATTGCCCAGTTCATGTCTCTGTATTCCAACAAGAGAACCGACGCATACGGAGGAAGCTTGCCAAACAGGATGCGTTTCCCCTTGGAAATTCTGGCCAACATCCGCGCCCGGGTCCGGAAAGACTTCCCGGTCATTTTCAGAATATCGGGTGACGAACTGGTGCCCGGAGGACGGAATATTGAAGACACAAAGGCCATCACGCGGATGCTGGAAGAGGCGGGAATCGATGCCCTCCACATCTCCGCCGGCACGTATGGCAGCTTTTACAGCATTGCGCCGCCTGCCGCGGTCAGCCATGGCTGGATTACCGATTATGCCCGGGAGGTAAAAAGCGTTGTTCAAATTCCGGTCATCACGGTCGGGCGGATCAACGATCCTTTTCTTGCCGAAGAAGTTCTCGCCTCCGGCAAAGCCGATTTGGTGGCCATGGGCAGGGCTTCTCTTGCCGATCCCGAGTTTCCCAGCAAAGCCGCAAAAGGTGAGATTGCCGATATCAACACGTGCATCGGCTGCCTGCAGGGCTGCATTGGCCGAATATCCCTTTACCAGCCCGCCACCTGCATGGTCAATCCCACGCTGGGAAAAGAAACAGAGCTTCGGATCAAACAGGCCAATACACGCAAGAAAGTTTTCATTGCCGGTGGAGGCCCTGCCGGCATGGAGGCCGCCATGGTCGCAGCTATTCGCGGGCATGAAGTTCACCTTTTTGAAAAATCCCCAAAGCTTGGCGGACAATTTGATACCGCCGCCATCCCGCCGCATAAAGGTGAAATTGCCCAATTCATCATCTGGCAAAAAAAGCAACTGGCCGATCACCGTGTTTCCATCCATCTTCAAACAGAATTGACGGAGAGCATTGTCAGTGAGCAGAAACCCGATGTGGTGGTGATCGCCACGGGAAGCAAGCCGCTTTCTATGGCTCTATCCTGCCCTCCCAAAGTCAACCTTGTGCATGCCCGGGATATTCTGGAAGGAAAAGCCAATGCCAAAGGCCGTGTGGCCATCATCGGCGGCGGAATGATCGGCACGGAAACCGCTAACCATCTGGCCCATCACGGTAAACAGGTAACGATTGTAGAAATGCTGGCCGAGATCGCCAGCGACGTGACACTCTCGGCCAGAGCGTTTTTAATGAAAGATCTGGCGGCAAAAAACGTCCGGATCTGCGTCAACGCCAGGGTCAAAGCCCTTGGGCCCGACGGCCTGATGATTGAAAAAGACGGCCGCGAAGAAAACATCGGTTCCTACGATACGATTGTTCTGGCCATGGGTGTTGAGCCAGAAAACGAACTTTCCGGAATATTGGCCGGAAAAGTCCCGGAACTGATCACGATCGGCGATGCCTCAAAAATCCGCAAAGCCCTGGATGCCATTGCCGAAGGATACATGACCGGGTTGAAGATTTAA
- a CDS encoding glycosyl transferase — MTEQESISAQKAPLKLSVIIPSYNEGMTLLVLLQKVLAVSVVQEVIVVDDGSTDLTPRLLDPFRNKEGIKIIHCGRNVGKGAAIRLALPEVTGDLVIIQDADLELDPQDYLKMIACHEATGCPVVYGSRKVNGDIPPLIRFRLARKVLSLLANILYGQRITDEPVCYKMFETSLLKSIPLTCEGFEFCPEVTAKIARRGIRIEEVPIRYYPRSYKEGKKISWKDGLVAVWTLLKYRSVG, encoded by the coding sequence ATGACTGAACAGGAATCCATATCGGCCCAAAAGGCGCCACTGAAGCTTTCGGTCATCATCCCTTCGTACAACGAGGGGATGACACTGCTGGTTCTCCTGCAAAAAGTGCTGGCCGTATCCGTCGTGCAGGAAGTGATCGTTGTGGACGACGGCTCCACGGACCTTACTCCCCGGCTCCTCGACCCTTTCCGGAATAAGGAAGGAATCAAGATTATCCACTGTGGAAGAAATGTCGGAAAGGGAGCGGCCATCCGGCTTGCCCTTCCGGAAGTAACGGGGGACCTCGTTATCATCCAGGACGCGGATCTGGAACTCGACCCGCAGGATTACCTGAAAATGATCGCCTGTCACGAGGCGACCGGCTGTCCCGTCGTTTACGGCTCAAGGAAAGTCAACGGCGACATCCCACCTCTCATCCGCTTTCGCCTAGCGCGGAAAGTACTGAGCCTGCTCGCCAACATCCTGTATGGGCAGCGGATAACGGACGAACCCGTCTGCTACAAAATGTTTGAAACGAGCCTGCTGAAGTCCATTCCTCTGACGTGCGAAGGATTTGAATTCTGCCCGGAGGTCACCGCGAAAATCGCCAGACGCGGCATCCGGATCGAGGAGGTCCCCATCCGTTATTATCCCCGATCCTATAAAGAAGGTAAAAAAATAAGCTGGAAAGACGGTCTGGTCGCCGTGTGGACACTGCTCAAGTACCGCTCCGTCGGTTGA